One window of the Tetragenococcus koreensis genome contains the following:
- a CDS encoding LacI family DNA-binding transcriptional regulator: MATIQEVAKLAGVSVGSISRYLNGHTLKKENMQRIEAAITKLDYKQNYSAKGLKSNRTMSIGLLMNNAQSMFSASMIATLADELEKLGYSMLFSGFQKNKSQLGNKLDFLLSRKVDGLIVFEAEQEWQEVQRLKNLEIPVISINTPLDFPKIDSILMDNRQSTKKVLKKMIAYGHREIGIIAGLQKDYIARERLEGVLEAFDEMNLPVANHAKIYYGDYSKTSGYAGLKNLLAHKVSAVFVCNYNMSLGSLQAIYEKDIQLGKDLSFASFDYFDSSDIFNPKLTVIRQPVTDMSLLAADRIVKKIQQTNSLEGKKFIMPNNILWRDSVRRMN, translated from the coding sequence ATGGCTACTATTCAAGAAGTCGCAAAACTAGCTGGGGTTTCAGTTGGTAGTATTTCTCGATATTTAAATGGACATACTCTAAAAAAAGAAAATATGCAACGTATTGAAGCCGCCATCACAAAACTAGATTATAAACAAAATTACTCTGCCAAAGGCCTAAAAAGCAATCGTACGATGTCAATTGGCTTATTGATGAATAATGCTCAAAGCATGTTTTCAGCTTCTATGATTGCAACTTTAGCGGATGAACTAGAAAAACTTGGTTACAGTATGTTATTTAGCGGGTTTCAAAAAAATAAAAGTCAATTAGGTAATAAATTGGATTTTTTACTTTCTCGTAAGGTAGATGGGTTAATTGTTTTTGAAGCCGAGCAAGAATGGCAGGAAGTGCAGCGTCTTAAAAACTTAGAGATTCCTGTAATTTCAATCAATACTCCTTTGGATTTTCCTAAAATTGATTCCATTCTCATGGATAATCGTCAAAGTACTAAGAAGGTACTCAAAAAAATGATAGCTTACGGTCATAGAGAAATTGGAATTATTGCTGGGCTACAAAAAGACTATATCGCTAGAGAACGCTTAGAGGGCGTTTTGGAAGCATTTGACGAAATGAATCTTCCAGTTGCAAACCATGCAAAAATATATTACGGGGATTATTCGAAAACCAGCGGATATGCTGGATTAAAAAACCTACTTGCTCACAAGGTCAGTGCGGTCTTTGTTTGCAATTACAATATGTCTCTTGGCTCTTTACAGGCAATTTACGAAAAAGATATTCAATTAGGAAAAGACCTTTCTTTTGCTAGCTTTGATTATTTTGATTCAAGCGATATTTTTAACCCAAAATTAACTGTAATTCGACAGCCAGTTACTGACATGAGCTTGCTGGCTGCTGATCGAATAGTTAAGAAAATTCAACAAACGAATTCCTTGGAAGGAAAAAAATTTATTATGCCAAATAATATTTTATGGCGCGATTCAGTAAGGAGAATGAATTAG
- a CDS encoding alpha-L-fucosidase has protein sequence MAKIREDIEENTASLQEEYDELPYQIKNKLEWFSDQKIGIIFHWGLYSQAGIVESWQLSKEDDWARKKGSWREDIQTLRKDYWELNQIFNPENFDPQDWAKKAKKAGFRYMIFTTKHHDGFNMYDTQYSDYKITAAESIFHKNKQADILKSVIEAFHKVDIATGLYYSKADWHSPNYWKPNQTPYGRYASYDPYKDPETWKKFSQYVENQLIELIKNYGPTDILWLDGGWVNTTHNEYLPMKDIVAKLRKIQPDLLVVDRAVGGKYENYITPERKVPEVPPKKAWESNIPLAKNWGYVPHDEYKSFEEILNSVIQVVSLGGNIILGVGPKPDGTLPKEAQTIMQKLGNWLQIYGEGIYETRPYQELTKKGWFFTRKKNTVYAFHKNEGTKISLDLTDFPTKIKKAVDMETKEELLVEQQRVYVDQQSEFVGIQLQVTQNNL, from the coding sequence ATGGCTAAAATTCGTGAAGATATCGAAGAAAATACAGCGTCTTTACAAGAAGAATATGACGAGTTACCTTATCAAATTAAAAATAAGTTAGAATGGTTTTCCGATCAAAAAATTGGGATCATTTTCCATTGGGGACTGTATTCGCAAGCTGGTATTGTTGAATCTTGGCAATTATCTAAAGAAGATGATTGGGCAAGAAAAAAGGGAAGTTGGCGTGAAGATATCCAGACCTTGCGCAAAGATTACTGGGAATTAAATCAAATATTCAATCCTGAAAATTTCGATCCCCAAGACTGGGCTAAAAAAGCCAAAAAAGCTGGTTTTCGCTACATGATCTTTACTACCAAACATCATGATGGTTTTAATATGTATGATACACAATACAGCGACTATAAAATTACGGCCGCTGAAAGTATCTTTCATAAAAATAAGCAGGCAGATATTTTAAAATCTGTCATTGAAGCTTTCCATAAAGTAGACATTGCAACTGGCTTATATTACTCTAAAGCTGACTGGCATTCTCCCAATTATTGGAAACCTAATCAAACGCCTTACGGACGGTATGCTAGTTATGATCCATACAAAGACCCAGAAACATGGAAAAAGTTTAGCCAATACGTAGAAAATCAGTTGATAGAGCTCATTAAAAACTATGGACCAACAGATATTTTATGGCTTGATGGCGGTTGGGTTAATACTACACACAACGAATATTTACCAATGAAAGATATTGTTGCCAAATTAAGAAAAATCCAACCTGATTTATTAGTCGTAGATCGCGCAGTAGGTGGCAAATATGAAAATTATATTACACCTGAACGAAAGGTCCCTGAAGTTCCGCCCAAAAAAGCTTGGGAAAGTAATATCCCGTTGGCTAAAAATTGGGGGTACGTTCCACATGATGAATACAAATCCTTTGAAGAAATCTTAAACTCTGTCATTCAAGTCGTTTCTTTAGGTGGTAACATTATTTTGGGCGTTGGCCCTAAGCCAGATGGTACTTTACCTAAAGAAGCCCAAACAATCATGCAAAAATTAGGTAATTGGCTACAAATTTATGGTGAAGGAATTTACGAAACCCGTCCTTACCAAGAACTTACAAAAAAAGGGTGGTTTTTTACGCGAAAGAAAAACACCGTATACGCTTTTCATAAAAATGAAGGAACAAAAATCTCGTTAGATCTAACTGATTTTCCTACAAAAATAAAAAAAGCAGTTGATATGGAAACAAAAGAAGAGCTTTTAGTTGAGCAACAAAGAGTGTATGTTGATCAACAGTCAGAATTTGTTGGAATACAGTTACAGGTAACTCAAAATAATCTATGA
- a CDS encoding DDE-type integrase/transposase/recombinase, whose amino-acid sequence MSTSLYPELWEIINTQQQFIALLVYQLSSIYANSKAPRPTDIADLDYQKMTVDELPKVVEMETLDYKELLQEHLHQTGKPLKPVQRRASSPTVSSAIHCPRCQAPADYLYLNNGKSDNDQYLCKVCANLFNYKNRYTKEVIFQCPHCEKNLVKIKDRKGFDIYKCLNKACPYYKKRLKSLSKKELKQFKKNKSLFKMHYIYRNFDLTLSDLEAVPDFETKVRLNKIHSSPYVLGLILTYHANYGLSAEKTAALMFDVHQLKISGQTIRNYARTVAHWVQPLTDYYPYELSDQFCGDETYIRVQGKWHYIYFFFDAEKKIILSHRYNRHRDTETAIKAIHDVIRRFKQVPDALQLVVDGNPIYKLAQAFYAQNGIDFEVIQVIGLTNKDKVSQEYRPLKQIIERLNRTFKGNYKPLGGFHSGAGPLAHVTLFTTYFNFLRPHAKLEKNVPVLLPELNECPDMPQKWVKLLHMSEDFIKKRQAS is encoded by the coding sequence ATGTCAACTTCATTATACCCAGAGCTTTGGGAAATTATCAATACACAACAACAATTTATTGCGCTTTTGGTTTATCAACTAAGTTCGATTTACGCCAACTCTAAAGCACCCAGGCCAACGGATATCGCAGACTTAGATTATCAAAAAATGACGGTCGATGAACTTCCAAAAGTGGTGGAGATGGAAACGCTCGATTACAAAGAACTTCTGCAGGAACACCTTCACCAAACAGGGAAACCATTAAAACCTGTGCAACGCCGTGCGAGTTCACCGACCGTTTCTTCCGCCATTCACTGTCCACGTTGCCAGGCGCCTGCAGACTATCTCTACTTGAACAACGGGAAAAGTGATAACGATCAGTATTTATGCAAGGTATGCGCTAATTTATTCAACTACAAGAATCGCTATACCAAAGAGGTGATCTTTCAATGTCCTCATTGTGAGAAAAACCTAGTCAAAATCAAAGACCGTAAAGGATTCGATATCTATAAATGCCTGAATAAAGCCTGTCCTTATTACAAAAAACGTCTTAAGAGCCTGTCAAAAAAAGAATTAAAGCAGTTCAAGAAAAACAAATCGCTCTTCAAAATGCACTATATCTATCGTAACTTCGATTTAACTTTATCTGATTTGGAAGCAGTCCCTGACTTTGAAACTAAGGTGCGGTTAAATAAGATCCACAGTTCCCCTTATGTGTTAGGGCTCATTCTCACCTATCATGCCAATTACGGACTGTCTGCCGAAAAAACAGCGGCCTTAATGTTCGATGTTCATCAACTAAAAATCTCAGGCCAAACGATTCGTAACTATGCCCGGACAGTTGCGCATTGGGTCCAACCTTTGACTGATTATTATCCTTATGAGCTATCGGATCAATTTTGTGGAGATGAGACGTACATTCGTGTGCAAGGAAAATGGCACTATATCTATTTTTTCTTTGATGCGGAGAAAAAGATTATTCTCTCCCACCGTTATAACCGACACCGTGATACAGAAACGGCCATTAAAGCCATCCACGACGTGATTCGTCGTTTTAAACAGGTGCCTGATGCTCTCCAATTGGTCGTCGATGGTAATCCCATTTATAAGTTGGCTCAAGCTTTCTACGCTCAAAACGGAATCGACTTTGAAGTCATCCAAGTGATCGGTTTAACCAATAAGGATAAGGTCTCCCAAGAATACCGTCCTTTAAAACAGATCATTGAACGTTTAAATCGGACGTTTAAAGGAAATTACAAACCTTTAGGCGGTTTTCATTCAGGCGCTGGGCCTTTGGCTCACGTCACCTTATTTACAACCTATTTCAACTTTCTTAGGCCTCATGCCAAGCTAGAAAAGAACGTCCCCGTATTACTGCCGGAACTAAACGAGTGTCCTGACATGCCACAAAAATGGGTCAAACTACTCCATATGTCAGAAGACTTTATCAAAAAGCGTCAAGCAAGTTAA
- a CDS encoding glycoside hydrolase family 1 protein: MKTFPKNFLWGSATSAPQSEGHSLKDGKSATTWDYWFKTSPEKFHENQGPANTSNMYEMYQEDCKRMKEIGLNSFRTSISWARLLPDGKNVNQEAVTFYRNYFKEIIKNDVKPIINLFHFDMPMWLMEKGGWETRESVDAFAFYAKTAFELFGDLINDWTTFNEPIVHIECGYLNGAHYPAIHDFKKAIQVGHHTLIAHVCAVKAFREIMSEGSIGIILNITPAYARSDDKADQIAKENADLLTMKSFLDPAVKGAIPNDLIQLIKEHDLTPKTVSTDTSLIKENTVDFIGLNYYQPLRVQAPVNPNFPAQTPDDLFAPYDWPEKRINPYRGWEIYPKAIYDVAMMMKNEYNNFPWYVSENGMGVANEERFLDEQGMIQDDYRIDFMKEHLDYLYQGIQEGSNCFGYHTWTFIDCWSWLNGYRNRYGFYRLELENNFKRQLKKSGLWYRETAQNNGY, from the coding sequence ATGAAAACATTCCCGAAAAACTTCTTATGGGGTTCAGCTACCTCGGCCCCACAATCAGAAGGTCACAGTTTAAAAGATGGAAAATCAGCAACCACTTGGGACTATTGGTTTAAAACGAGTCCTGAGAAATTCCATGAAAATCAAGGCCCTGCGAACACATCTAATATGTATGAAATGTACCAAGAAGATTGTAAGCGGATGAAGGAAATTGGTTTAAATTCATTTCGTACTTCCATTTCTTGGGCGCGACTTCTTCCCGATGGTAAAAACGTCAATCAAGAAGCGGTCACTTTTTATCGTAACTATTTCAAAGAAATTATCAAAAATGACGTGAAACCAATCATTAACTTGTTTCATTTCGATATGCCTATGTGGTTAATGGAAAAAGGTGGCTGGGAAACACGTGAATCTGTCGACGCATTTGCTTTTTATGCCAAAACTGCTTTTGAATTATTTGGTGATTTAATAAACGACTGGACTACTTTTAACGAACCTATCGTGCATATCGAGTGTGGTTATTTAAATGGGGCACATTATCCAGCTATTCATGATTTCAAAAAAGCAATTCAGGTGGGCCACCATACATTAATAGCCCATGTTTGTGCCGTAAAAGCCTTCCGTGAGATTATGTCTGAAGGTAGTATTGGCATTATTTTAAATATTACACCTGCTTATGCACGTAGTGATGATAAAGCTGATCAAATAGCCAAAGAAAATGCAGATCTACTAACCATGAAAAGCTTTCTAGACCCTGCAGTAAAAGGTGCGATTCCTAATGATTTAATCCAATTAATCAAGGAACATGATCTAACTCCCAAGACAGTATCAACGGATACGAGTTTGATTAAAGAAAATACAGTAGATTTTATTGGTTTGAATTATTATCAACCACTACGTGTACAGGCGCCAGTGAATCCTAACTTTCCGGCTCAAACACCGGACGACTTATTTGCGCCTTACGATTGGCCAGAAAAACGAATTAATCCTTATCGTGGTTGGGAAATTTACCCTAAAGCAATCTATGATGTTGCTATGATGATGAAAAATGAATACAACAACTTCCCTTGGTACGTTAGTGAAAATGGCATGGGCGTTGCTAATGAAGAAAGATTTTTAGATGAACAAGGCATGATTCAAGATGACTACCGGATTGATTTTATGAAAGAACACTTAGATTATCTTTACCAAGGGATCCAGGAAGGTAGCAATTGCTTTGGCTACCATACTTGGACCTTCATTGATTGCTGGTCATGGTTAAATGGTTACCGTAACCGTTATGGTTTTTATCGTTTAGAGTTAGAGAATAACTTTAAACGTCAGTTGAAAAAAAGCGGATTATGGTATAGAGAAACCGCTCAAAATAACGGTTATTAA
- a CDS encoding ROK family protein gives MSLAVFDLGGSSVKYGLWDQQRINQVGHFTTPTTFENLKVQLQQTIAPYKDQMTGVAFSAPGAVNVTQRRIDGISAIPYIHQRPIYDELESHLGLPVTIENDANCAGICEMVLGAGKNVENAVFLVIGTGVGGAIFINGELYKGAHLFGGEFGLMHNQNGKTLSYNGTAVNTAARFSKQYGNKLTGLELFEQKDAGDKRATQAIESMYNHLADSLYNIQVSLDPEMVILGGGISARSELAEELQTRLQNLLTDEGISAILPEIKTCHYQNNANLIGAALNFENMPKK, from the coding sequence ATGAGTCTTGCAGTTTTTGACCTAGGTGGTTCGTCCGTAAAATACGGCTTATGGGATCAACAAAGGATCAATCAAGTCGGTCATTTTACTACGCCAACTACCTTTGAAAATTTAAAAGTACAACTTCAACAAACCATTGCTCCTTACAAAGATCAAATGACCGGAGTAGCATTTAGCGCTCCGGGCGCTGTTAATGTTACACAGCGAAGAATCGATGGGATCAGTGCGATCCCTTATATTCATCAACGGCCCATCTATGATGAATTGGAATCTCATTTGGGGTTACCAGTGACTATTGAAAATGATGCCAATTGTGCGGGGATTTGCGAAATGGTATTGGGTGCTGGAAAAAATGTTGAAAATGCTGTTTTTCTCGTTATCGGTACTGGTGTCGGCGGAGCCATCTTTATTAATGGTGAATTATACAAAGGCGCCCATCTTTTCGGCGGTGAATTTGGTTTAATGCATAATCAAAATGGCAAAACGTTAAGCTACAATGGGACAGCTGTTAATACAGCAGCTCGCTTTTCCAAACAATACGGAAACAAATTAACTGGACTTGAATTATTTGAACAAAAAGATGCAGGTGATAAACGAGCTACACAAGCTATTGAGTCAATGTATAACCATTTAGCTGACAGCCTTTATAATATTCAAGTTTCGCTAGACCCTGAAATGGTCATCCTCGGTGGTGGCATTTCTGCTCGTAGTGAATTAGCTGAAGAACTCCAGACGCGTTTGCAAAATTTATTAACAGACGAAGGGATCTCTGCTATCTTGCCTGAAATTAAAACGTGCCACTATCAAAATAACGCAAATTTAATCGGTGCAGCGCTAAATTTTGAAAATATGCCTAAAAAGTAG
- a CDS encoding sensor histidine kinase — protein MVWILFISIGINLLLIVSWIFYYHELKGMIRQIKIIKQGNSHAPLKRIGFSRRNQQLVEEVNELILSFNQTTKENKRMAKQSKEMIASISHDFRTPLTSMIGYIQMLDKTTMGTRDLKYLSIIEERTYLISSLIDEFYLLSLLDAGDYKIHKEAINPITLIQEQVANYYEELSATFPTIDIELADELIVVQTSRVDFERIVQNLIKNAFIHGAQYFNIRLEKQEEKLSFIFENQLSDGQNIDVARLFDRNYQSEGSRGADSSGLGLAIAQQLAEKLDFSLSAQLQENSLQFRLDICLDAWKIRNIEKTQYA, from the coding sequence GTGGTATGGATTTTATTTATTAGTATCGGTATTAATTTGTTACTAATCGTGTCTTGGATTTTTTATTATCATGAATTAAAAGGTATGATTAGACAAATTAAAATAATCAAACAAGGAAATTCTCATGCACCTTTGAAAAGAATTGGTTTTTCACGGCGCAATCAACAATTAGTTGAAGAAGTGAACGAGTTAATTCTTTCTTTTAACCAAACAACAAAAGAAAATAAACGGATGGCTAAACAAAGTAAAGAGATGATAGCTTCGATTTCACATGACTTTAGAACACCATTGACTTCGATGATCGGTTATATTCAAATGCTTGATAAAACCACGATGGGCACCCGTGATTTAAAATATTTGTCAATCATTGAAGAACGTACGTATTTAATTTCGTCACTTATCGATGAATTTTATTTATTAAGCTTGTTGGACGCCGGTGACTATAAAATTCATAAAGAAGCAATTAATCCTATTACGTTAATTCAAGAACAAGTAGCAAATTACTATGAAGAGCTTTCCGCTACTTTTCCCACAATTGATATCGAGTTAGCAGATGAACTGATTGTTGTTCAAACAAGTCGCGTTGATTTTGAAAGAATTGTCCAAAACTTAATTAAAAATGCCTTTATTCATGGCGCTCAATATTTCAATATCCGCCTAGAAAAACAGGAAGAAAAATTAAGTTTTATCTTTGAAAACCAACTTTCTGATGGACAAAATATCGATGTTGCCCGTTTATTTGATCGGAATTATCAAAGTGAAGGTTCTCGTGGGGCTGATAGTTCAGGACTTGGTTTAGCTATTGCGCAGCAGTTAGCAGAAAAATTAGATTTTTCTTTATCTGCGCAGCTACAAGAGAATTCATTACAGTTTCGTTTAGATATCTGTTTAGATGCTTGGAAAATTAGAAACATCGAAAAAACGCAATATGCCTAA
- a CDS encoding ABC transporter permease subunit: MFNYIKADLYRIFHKRSNQLYWLILAGLFLTFVIFGSENANFADNKSELTELYFSVAVMPLVLFGPLIISPQFYYAVYLDELNSKSFVRLFSSGLRKSEYIVAKLISSLVYMLVVFLFLAVAYVGGFGIIALLNNGASFFTLDQIGLLLSLVAYLGLFTIAFSSLTNLITLKLQSGNISLFLFFVFSNGVIASVIGWLNRLPILRNFDFNPYLLSTNIGEIQTALTNGIFYGQQGQPSNQPPSAQAALKMINSIGVQPFIIIGIYIITTTMISFFILKRSDVKEN; the protein is encoded by the coding sequence ATGTTTAATTATATTAAAGCCGACCTTTATCGTATTTTTCATAAACGGAGTAATCAGTTGTATTGGTTAATTTTGGCAGGTTTATTTTTAACCTTCGTTATTTTTGGTTCGGAAAATGCTAATTTTGCAGATAATAAAAGTGAACTTACCGAGTTGTATTTTTCAGTAGCAGTGATGCCACTTGTTTTGTTTGGTCCTTTAATTATAAGCCCTCAATTTTATTATGCAGTTTACCTCGATGAGCTTAATAGTAAAAGTTTTGTGCGCTTGTTTAGTTCCGGTTTGCGCAAAAGTGAGTATATTGTAGCAAAACTAATTAGCTCACTTGTTTATATGCTTGTTGTATTTCTCTTTTTAGCGGTGGCTTATGTTGGTGGTTTCGGTATAATCGCATTACTAAATAATGGCGCTTCCTTTTTTACATTGGATCAAATTGGGCTGTTGCTTAGTTTAGTTGCCTATTTAGGGCTATTTACAATTGCATTTTCTTCTTTGACAAACCTAATTACTTTGAAATTGCAAAGCGGTAATATTTCATTATTTTTATTTTTTGTTTTTTCAAATGGAGTTATAGCTAGTGTTATTGGTTGGCTGAATCGCTTGCCAATTTTACGTAATTTTGATTTCAATCCTTATTTGCTTTCGACAAATATTGGAGAAATACAAACTGCCCTGACAAACGGAATCTTTTATGGACAACAAGGGCAACCAAGTAACCAACCGCCTAGTGCACAAGCAGCCTTAAAAATGATAAATTCAATTGGAGTTCAACCGTTTATTATTATTGGTATTTATATTATTACAACAACAATGATTTCATTTTTTATCCTGAAACGTTCTGATGTCAAAGAAAATTAG
- a CDS encoding ATP-binding cassette domain-containing protein: MENLLATRSVTKTYGKQNALHDVSIHVRPGEVYGLIGKNGAGKSTLFKVIMGLAAQDNGEISIYNQPSIENLVGAQKNIGFMFGSQFFPYLNARENLVYTCKLKGITDKTEVDRVLKLVELDQVKKKVKTFSMGMKQRLNIANALVGKPDLIIMDEPINGLDPQGIASFRHLVQKLNREQEITFLLSSHILGELGLMATRFGFIHDGELLKEVDRETLLGKTEDQVIIKVDNTEKATYLLEDQLSSLDYVVNGDKEIVLSDHIDETNKIAKILVDGGLELYKLTPHQQTLEEYYLSLVQEGGQANV; the protein is encoded by the coding sequence ATGGAGAACCTATTGGCAACACGTTCCGTTACGAAAACGTATGGTAAGCAAAATGCCTTACATGATGTATCAATCCATGTGAGACCAGGAGAAGTGTATGGGCTTATTGGTAAAAATGGGGCAGGTAAATCGACTTTATTTAAAGTAATTATGGGACTTGCTGCACAAGATAATGGTGAGATTTCGATTTACAACCAGCCTTCTATAGAAAATTTAGTAGGCGCTCAAAAAAATATTGGTTTTATGTTCGGTTCACAGTTTTTTCCTTATTTAAACGCTAGAGAAAATCTAGTATATACGTGTAAATTAAAGGGGATCACTGATAAAACAGAAGTCGACCGAGTATTAAAATTGGTTGAGCTAGATCAGGTAAAAAAGAAAGTTAAAACATTTTCTATGGGGATGAAACAACGATTAAATATCGCTAATGCGTTAGTAGGTAAACCCGATTTAATTATTATGGATGAACCTATCAATGGCTTAGACCCACAAGGAATTGCTAGTTTCAGACATTTGGTACAAAAATTGAACCGTGAACAAGAAATAACGTTTTTGCTTTCTTCTCATATTTTGGGAGAATTAGGATTAATGGCAACCCGTTTTGGTTTTATTCATGATGGGGAGTTATTAAAAGAGGTTGATCGTGAAACGTTGTTAGGAAAAACAGAAGATCAAGTAATTATTAAAGTGGATAATACAGAAAAAGCAACCTATTTATTAGAGGATCAGTTATCTTCCTTGGATTATGTAGTAAATGGAGACAAAGAGATTGTTCTTTCTGATCACATTGATGAAACAAATAAGATCGCCAAAATTTTAGTGGATGGTGGACTTGAATTGTATAAATTAACCCCACATCAACAAACTTTAGAAGAGTATTATCTTTCTCTTGTTCAAGAAGGAGGTCAAGCCAATGTTTAA
- a CDS encoding response regulator transcription factor → MKKILIVEDDNNINNLLNDLLETDYQITQAFAGSEARRVLSNDTFNLILLDLMLPGVSGEELIAEIRSKKTTPIIVITAKNDPTVLSEVFDAGANDYIAKPFNTVEVTARIRNQLRRHSIDETEQSILTVGNVKMDDETHEVYYQDQLVSLTQKEYELLKCFLLHPKKVFTKANLYETIWQESYFGDDNTITVHISRLRNKFQVFTEQEVIKTIWGVGFQLNI, encoded by the coding sequence ATGAAGAAAATCTTGATAGTAGAAGACGATAACAATATTAATAACTTATTAAACGATTTACTTGAAACAGATTATCAAATTACGCAAGCTTTTGCAGGTTCTGAGGCTAGGCGAGTATTATCCAATGATACCTTTAATTTAATTTTACTAGATTTAATGTTGCCGGGTGTCAGTGGAGAAGAATTAATTGCTGAAATTCGTTCTAAAAAGACTACGCCAATTATTGTTATTACTGCAAAAAACGATCCTACCGTTTTATCTGAAGTATTTGATGCAGGTGCCAATGATTATATAGCTAAACCTTTTAATACAGTTGAGGTAACAGCAAGAATAAGGAACCAATTACGAAGACATTCAATTGATGAAACTGAACAATCTATTTTAACAGTGGGTAATGTTAAGATGGATGATGAAACACATGAAGTCTATTACCAAGATCAATTAGTGTCATTGACGCAAAAAGAATACGAACTATTAAAATGCTTTTTGCTACATCCTAAAAAAGTTTTTACAAAGGCAAACTTGTATGAAACCATTTGGCAAGAATCCTATTTCGGTGATGACAACACAATAACAGTTCATATCTCGCGCTTACGTAACAAGTTTCAAGTATTTACAGAACAGGAGGTTATTAAAACTATTTGGGGCGTAGGTTTTCAGTTAAATATATAG